A genomic stretch from Mastacembelus armatus chromosome 7, fMasArm1.2, whole genome shotgun sequence includes:
- the LOC113145704 gene encoding paired box protein Pax-7-like isoform X5, with protein MSSLPGTVPRMMRPAPGQNYPRTGFPLEVSTPLGQGRVNQLGGVFINGRPLPNHIRHKIVEMAHHGIRPCVISRQLRVSHGCVSKILCRYQETGSIRPGAIGGSKPRQVATPDVEKRIEEYKRDNPGMFSWEIRDKLLKDGVCDRSTVPSVSSISRVLRARFGKKDEEDDCDKKNEDGEKKTKHSIDGILSDKAHSQ; from the exons ATGTCGTCTTTGCCTGGAACGGTCCCGCGGATGATGCGCCCGGCTCCCGGACAGAACTATCCCCGCACTGGATTCCCTCTGGAAG TGTCCACTCCTCTGGGCCAGGGACGGGTAAACCAGCTTGGGGGGGTCTTCATTAACGGCCGCCCGCTGCCCAACCACATTCGACACAAGATTGTGGAAATGGCCCACCACGGAATCCGACCCTGCGTCATCTCCCGGCAGCTGCGGGTCTCCCACGGCTGTGTTTCGAAGATCCTATGCCGCTACCAGGAGACCGGCTCCATTCGGCCTGGAGCGATAGGAGGCAGCAAGCCTAGG CAGGTAGCCACGCCAGACGTGGAGAAGCGGATAGAGGAATACAAGCGGGACAACCCCGGCATGTTCAGCTGGGAGATCCGGGATAAGCTGTTGAAGGACGGTGTGTGCGACAGAAGCACAGTGCCATCAG TGAGTTCGATCAGCCGCGTACTGCGAGCTCGATTTGGAAAAAAGGATGAGGAGGACGACTGTGACAAAAAGAATGAAGATGGGGAGAAGAAAACTAAACACAGCATCGACGGTATCCTCAGCGACAAAG CACACTCTCAATGA